The region AAGCTACATGCTGTGGGACAAAGCATTCAAGCATATTGATATGAAGCTCCAATAGACTGAAACTTCCATATCATTTTAAATCATCAGTTTGTATTGGCTCTCCAAGCAAGGTCATATGTGATGGCAAGAGTAGAGATAATCAAATGAATAATATTAGAGCACAAATCCTTCTAAGTTGAGTTTGGTAGTTGGTGCTCATTTGTACCTGTGTTGGTATTGGAAAGTGAATTGTACTCGTTACCACCTTGCTTGGATTGTGGCTTAAatcctatttatatttatttatttatttccttggATGTCTATCATTTCAGGTGGATTATGATGAGGCTATCTTCTTATGGCGTGTGGATAAGAAAGATTTTGTTCTTTGGATCATTACCAGTACTACAACATTGTTCCTTGGGATTGAGATTGGTGTCCTTGTTGGGGTGAGTGTTTAAAGAAGTAATGTTAGACGTGATGATTTGGACAGTAAAATATGAGATTTATGCACTGGTTATCTGAAATCTGCAAACACTTCATGTCAGCTGCCTTCTCGGCTTATTTATAAGATGCTGAATCTATCAACCTCTTTTTCGTTCAAGTGCAATAGTTTGACATAATCTTGCGAAGTCCTTTTAGGTCCCCAGTTTGACATAACTCTGAGACAATTTGGTTGATAATCCTTTACCATGCCACTGGTTGTATATATTGTGCATGCATTACTTACTCTAAATTGGTTTTGAAACTGCAGGTTGGTGCATCACTTGCTTTTGTCATCCACGAATCTGCAAATCCACACATTGGTAAGTGGGACTTGTTACATCATAGTATTTATGTGTGTTAGGATTAGGTTTAATTGTTCTCTAAATCCCAGTAGATCTGTATTATCTGCTCTGTGTAATCATTATTATGAGCTTTGTCATTTGCTTCATCATATCAACTATGGCAATGACATTATCTGCATCTTCATTATGgctctatttgattttttttcttcctgtttgaACTTCTAAAAGATCAAATTTCCCTAGAAGCCCTTTTTATCCCGATAAATGGTCAAATTTTTGGGTGGTCTGGGAACTGGAGATAAAGGCTGCAAGCTTCAGACTGATGCacttttttgttgaaaatcatATTACATTGGTTCTGAATTATTGTAGATACGTTTATAGTTTAAGCCtgcatttaataattttaatttggtgtaCACTGCAGCTGTCTTGGGACGTCTTCCTGGCACCACCGTCTACAGAAATATTGAACAGTATCCAGAAGCATATACTTACAATGGAATTGTAATTGTTCGCATTGATGCACCCATCTATTTTGCTAATATAAGTTTCATAAAAGACAGGTGAAATTTTGTGTTCCCCTAAATTAATATAACCCGGGATTTCAAGTTCTTTGGAGTTTAGGTTAGTGGTATTTCCTTTGTCAGGTTACGGGAATACGAAGTTGATGCTGACAAATCTTCCAGACGTGGACCAGAAGTTGAAAAgatttattttgtgattttagaGATGTCACGTAAGTCTTATTCATCCTAATCTAAGATTTTATACTTGCAAAAGTCACTTTCGGCCACCAAAActgtttgctttgtttttcaCGTCTTTCTGTTTTCCATGTACATGTTTTTATGCTGATtcagttttttgttcttatgAAATATTTTGTGTTATAGCCACTGGGTTCAGTGATTTTAGCATGGCGTTATCATTAAAGCCATAACTTTTTTCGTTCTGATTTTTCATGTATGCTATTGAAGCTGAAAAAATAAGGTTCATTAAACAATCCACTTACCTATACcccaaatatttcttattttgtaGCTATTACATACATAGACTCCAGTGCTGTTCAAGCATTGAAAGACTTGCACCAGGAGTACAATTCACGGGACATTCAGGTTGAGTGTCTGTTTTTGTGGAAGTCACGATCAAGTACAAGTTGTTCATTTTATATAGAGACACAGTATAATCTCTGCTTTTTGTTGTGCCTTTTGCAGATCTGTATTTCCAATCCAAACCGAGATGTTCTGCTGACCTTAACAAAAGCTGGTATTGTAGAGCTTCTTGGTAAGGAGCGGTACTTTGTGAGAGTGCATGATGCTGTTCAAGTTTGCCTTCAGCATGTTCAGAGCTTAAGCCAATCTCCTAAGAAACAAGATCCATTTGCTGAGGATAAACCAAGAATCTTTAAAAGGTTATCGAAGCAGAGGGAAGAGGATTTATCAATAGCAGAGTTAGAGTCAGGTGATAATAAAACCTCTGCTCCCAAGTATACAAAGCCGCACTTGGAGCCATTGTTGTCTCGAAAGTCTTGAAATTtgcttgattatttttatgaacATATGATGCCGATTTTTCAAGGCACTGCGTATATATGATATCTGTCTCTAAATCATTGATTATAAGGTTCGATTGCTTGCTTGCATGCATGCTTTACTGTTGTAAAATGCAATGCAATACTCGTCgtaaggtttgttttcttttggagTCATGAGATTGTAATCTGTATTATACAAAACAATGCCATTCATTGCGTCAGTTTGTATCGCTCCTTCACTCTGTTTATATTTAGCAATCCGTATCATGTTACCTCCAGCCACGAGCACTAAAATCCCTGGTAGGAATCTACTCGCGGAGAGCTGTGTGGACTTTGCAGCCCGCGTTGAAAGCGGCATAGTTGATGCGAGGGTGAAATCTCATCATGCAGTCCCACATCGGAAAAACGACAACCCTTCTCCAAGTGAGGTACTATAAATAATCTATTGCTACCATCTAAAAAATTTGCCTTAAACTAATGAGTAAGGAAAACAAAGCGAGAGGTGGGAGCCGCTCGCCGCGCCGACACAGTTTGTGCGCATGAATTTGTGGAGGGGTTATAGGCTGGCCGAGCGTTGACGCTGCTTACTTTGCAGAACTCGCTTGCGCGGGCCTCCCTATTTTCCCACCCCCTTAATCAACCATAAAGTTTCCACAATCCATTTCTGGGGTtgttcctttttaatttaatttgttctcTTTCTTGGTGCGGTGTTTTTCCTTAATGTTTATTGTCTCGAAAGTAGAAGCTATATGCTCTGGCAAGCTGTCGCTGCCCTCCTTGTACAGGTGGACAAACGGCTGTCTCGCTTATAAGATACAAGTGGATTGTAGCTCATGGAAAATTGATGACAAAGAGTCACTAGACATGACCCATGCTGTCCTTGCTCTCAGAGGAGAGTGGAGGATGTGATTCATGCCCTAAGAGATTGTCCAGCAGCCCATTCCGACTAGAAGCAGACGGTAATTTTTGCTGCTAATTTGAGAAAGTGGTTAATGAGCAGCCTTTCTAGCAATGAAAAGACACGGGAAGGGTGGCCTTGGCATACGGTGTTTGGAATAGTAGTTTGGTTCATTTGGAAATCCAGAAATGAAAAGGTATTTGGTGGCGGCTCAGGTTTTTCTGATTATTCTATAGCTGCCATTCGGAATATGATGGTGGACACTTCAATTGTCAATAAGGGTGTTGACATCTCAGGTAGGAAAAAGTCTGAAGTCAGTTGGGTTGGATGGGAATATTCTCAGGAGGAATTGTTTAAGTTGAATGTAGATGGGTGCAGTAAAGGCAATCCTGGTGTGGCAGGAGCTGGAGGGCTGATCAGAGATAGTATGGGAACCTGGATGCAAAATTTCGCAGTCAACACGGGTATATGCACTTCAGTTAGAGCAGAGCTTTGGGCAGTAGTCACTGGCTTAGATCTTGCATGGACCCTTGGATTATGTCAGGTAATTCTAGACACGGATTCGATTTTAGTTGTCGGTTTGATTAAGAAATCTAGTACTAAAAGTGATTCTAATAATGCTTTGATCACTCAAGTTAAGGAAGCCCTAGCTAGGGAATGGGAAATCAGAGTTCAACATACAATTCAGGAGGGGAATACAGCAGCAGATTGGGTGGCCAATTACGGCTCGATAAAAAATCCTTTCATTAGAGATAGATGGATAGTTCATGACTTATCTGCAGGTTTGTATTCAACTTTATATTGTAACCTGACTGGGTAAGTTATTCCTCGTCTAATTCGGTCTAATTTGTTCAAGGTTCACCTTGGAATCCAAGCCAACGTGGAGAGCCAAGTGGTGGTGTAGCATTTCCAGCAAATGGAAAATCTCGGAGGGATAATGCAGTCCAGCTTCAACTCGAATTATTAATGGATGACAACGGAGCAAAGTAACAGAATGGACATTAGCCAGTGCTCCAATAACAGAGCTAGATTAAAATAATGCCAGccatttcaaattaataggcCACTGCACTGATAGGTTAATGGATTTTATTAGATAATAGAGCACCCCCCTGCGTGTATCTTATAGTTTTAGATTTCTAACATACACCAGGCTCAgcacttctttcttttcctgatGGAGAAGGCTCAACCACCACATTACATGACTAGGTTCCGATATCTTATAATCTGGAACTAATTCATGCGTTGACCTTTGGCTCCCATCCAGCAATGACATGTTCCTCGGCAGCTCTTGTCTCCTTGAAAGATTCACGGGAGAACAACAACTGCAAAGCAAGAGcaacgatatttttttaatcattttccaACTCCAACAATTCAGGGGGATTTGGGTTCTATATTTCTACTGACCTAAATCGTAACagttcaaaacaacaaaaattcagAAATCAAATAACACCATTCAAACACTTCTTCATCAGTCAACCATCAAGTAATATCAGTATTTTGAAGGTGACTAGACTTCACCTGCTTCTGGCTCTATTTCAAATAAACTTCACCTAACAGCCAACGTGATAAAGTTCTTTCCCAGAGTCTTAGCGCATCAATTATTATAGCAATTcaatataatgatttttgtaTCTTGAGCACAAAATACATGAAAGGCAAAAGGCCCTTGTGAATTCCTTACTTCCCTTACGGTTCAAAGGCATGGGCTTCAGGAAATTTAGTCCTAGGAGGATACATCCTATGGTGCACTGTTCAAGCCTACTCCTATGGTAATAATATCAGAGCACTTGCTCATAGCAAAGCAGATTTCTTAATGTTGGTTTTGCTTCCATGCATCAAACAATTGAATCTAAAACACTTTATGAATCTACAACTCCAAGAGTTTAAGCCATCTCTTAAGCTGACACAACAACGTAATAATATCAACTGGGAATTGGTTTAACATATCTTGCAATGATACCCTTCTTTAAGCGCAAAGAATACAGATGCATTTGGTGGCCGGGAAAAGGGCATCATGTGCCAAACCTATCTACATTGTAAGATCCGCCGAAACCAGGGCTTATACAACTCAGCTACATCCCTGGAAAAGGTTCTGGCTTCCTAATGCAGGATGATGTGACCCCATCAAATGGATAGCATTAACATCATGGTATTCGATGAATCTGCCCCAGACCTCTACACCAACCTTGACAAGGAAGAGGGCATCTTCACACAAGtataaaaacttcattttatttttctaccaGCTAGTTCTATCTCTTTGAGCACCTGATAATCCTCAGGCACAAGCAGCCCCCATATCATATGCACCAATGAGCAATAAGATAGTAATGTGCCAAGAAGCGAGATGAATGATTAATCAGGTCATCAGGTGTGTGAAGGCGGTTAGCGAACCTACCATCTCATATGAATGATTAATATCATGACCAAAAACAGCATACATAAAAACAGCTTGTCATAGTTTTAGATCCATCATTCATTTGATTGAAGTCAAATCTGAAACAACAAACAAGCGCGTAATCACAGGATAACAAAAAAAGATAGagtaccttaatgtagttgagGACATGTGTCAAATTGTCAGGGATAGTCCAGTTCTTGAAATGGCCAAGAGCAACCTCAAGATGGTAAAGCTTCGGAGCCAAGCTCAAATCCACTGCTGTGATCTTTTCCCCAGCAATGAAAGGACCCTGATAACATGCTCCAATAAATTAGATTGCACTTCAAAACTGAAAAGTCAAACAGAACCATAAACTCTTCAAAGATAAGTCTGTGTTTCAAATTTATACATACGTGCACCTTGAGATGCCCATCCAATGCCTTCAATTCCTCAAGCAAAGCCTGCTCAGTTCCATCATTGGGATCCTTGCTCTTCAAGAACTTAACAAAAGATGGGAATATCTTCGAACCCCTGTAGTTCCACATGGTTTATATTGCAAATTAATCTCTGTTGATAACCTTCTAGTGGCAGCCAATGAGAATAGAAGCATGACCACACAAAATACATCCGAAAACAACCTCAAGCATAGATCAGTTTGTTGttataataattagaaaacatgtCCTACAATAATGCATCCCtggaagaagaataaaaaaagctaCGAGtaagaagatttttttatgatgatttatcATGAAATGAGAACAAATATAAGAGACATGAAGAATTTTTGCACACTGCCATTTCCACATAAACGGCGAGGAGAAAGCACCGTAAATTTAAgcacagaaaacaaaaaagaatcagTGGTTGatgatagagagagaaagagatttaCAAACAATATCTATCTCGAAAATTCAGCAACTTCTCGTATTTACATCAttcagtagaaaaaaataatccagcAAAACTATCACATCCGCATTCAAACTGCTGGAGATAGTAAAGGAAGGTGAAAGATGCTTACACAGAGGCAAATTCCGGAGGAGTGGCAAGAGGGGGTTCAGGGTTTTTCTCCTCTAAGATACCAACAATCACGTCAGAATCTGCGACCCATTTGTCATCAATTTTCACCACTGGGACCTTTCCTTCCGGGCTTATctccaaaaacctatcaaaACAACAACCTCCCGAATCTCAATCCATCATGACGCATAAAATCTACAAAATCACACATGCATTTTTCATGCCTATTCAATTTGATCATATCAAGGGTACTCTAGTCATTAAAGCTCCGTTGATCCATAGTTTATGATACCGGTTGTTATCAATAATGTTGAATCCTCTTCACACGTTAAAGCATTCATTTCATAtctgagttaaaaaaaaagacgatCTTAGATTAAAACAATGATATTGCCCTCTAAGATCGTTTTTAAATAGAGTGTTCTCAGTGGTTAACTAAATGAGGGGCTTTTTTTCCCTCGAAGTCAACAATAACCATTACAACTAGCAGGTATCTTCTTAAGCaaatagcatatatatatacaggcaCACTCACACACATGTGGAGCACATGGAGACATTAAAAACAACAGCTACAAGTAATCCAACACGGCAAGAAAAGCTTCAATATTACACATGTAGGAAATAAAACATAGATACAACAGGAACCCATTTTCTGCACTCAACAACCTCAAACTGCAATAAACACAACTATTCTGAAGACTGATAGATGTGATCGTTTTAATACCACTGAGGTTTATCACCCAGATTGATGAGATGAGACTTGTATggaattttcttctcttccagACTCAACAGAACTCTCTGGCAAAATGGGCCTAAAACAGCAAAAATACACAAGTCCAATCAAAACCCGGGTTTAAAATCACAAACAAACGACACccaaaaaaacatcaaacaaaaCTTACAATCTCCGAGAATATTAGGGGCACCAACAGCAGCTTTGACACAGATCTCTAAAGCCATTATTTCTGTCCGTGGGAGAAATAGCAGTGAAAGGTTGACGGGGGTAGAGACCGAGAGAGTGAATCGTAGGAATTGGTGACAGGTGAA is a window of Populus nigra chromosome 10, ddPopNigr1.1, whole genome shotgun sequence DNA encoding:
- the LOC133704713 gene encoding glutathione S-transferase DHAR2-like isoform X2 translates to MALEICVKAAVGAPNILGDCPFCQRVLLSLEEKKIPYKSHLINLGDKPQWFLEISPEGKVPVVKIDDKWVADSDVIVGILEEKNPEPPLATPPEFASVGSKIFPSFVKFLKSKDPNDGTEQALLEELKALDGHLKGPFIAGEKITAVDLSLAPKLYHLEVALGHFKNWTIPDNLTHVLNYIKLLFSRESFKETRAAEEHVIAGWEPKVNA
- the LOC133704713 gene encoding glutathione S-transferase DHAR2-like isoform X1, with translation MALEICVKAAVGAPNILGDCPFCQRVLLSLEEKKIPYKSHLINLGDKPQWFLEISPEGKVPVVKIDDKWVADSDVIVGILEEKNPEPPLATPPEFASVGSKIFPSFVKFLKSKDPNDGTEQALLEELKALDGHLKVHGPFIAGEKITAVDLSLAPKLYHLEVALGHFKNWTIPDNLTHVLNYIKLLFSRESFKETRAAEEHVIAGWEPKVNA